One segment of Pandoraea pnomenusa DNA contains the following:
- a CDS encoding LysR family transcriptional regulator: protein MLNQDRSEANIVSVCLEIDLLRSFVAIAQAGSLSRAAQRVARTQSALSQQMKRLEEVVDQPLFQRTGRGVVVTNSGERLLGHAERILRAHDEAIADMSGGGLSGTLRFGCPDDYAAAFLPPLLRDFAVMHPQAQVEVICEPTPRLQAQLARHALDLALISVPEGVDESHVIRREPLVWIGSPGLETVLANRDAPLPLALSDPDTLDHMAACEALTRAGRAYRLAYASSNLAGLTALARSGQAVAVMTQTAVPADLRIVTGDTLPLLPSVGITVKFDRARPNHLSMAFAEHIRQTLAAV from the coding sequence ATGCTTAATCAAGATAGAAGTGAGGCTAATATCGTGAGCGTGTGTCTCGAGATCGATCTGTTGCGCTCGTTCGTCGCGATCGCCCAAGCCGGGTCGCTCAGCCGCGCGGCGCAGCGGGTGGCCCGTACCCAATCGGCGCTGAGTCAGCAAATGAAGCGATTGGAGGAAGTCGTCGACCAACCATTGTTCCAGCGCACTGGACGGGGCGTGGTCGTCACGAATTCCGGCGAACGTCTGCTCGGACATGCCGAGCGGATCTTGCGCGCGCACGACGAGGCCATCGCGGACATGTCCGGCGGTGGTCTGAGCGGCACGCTGCGCTTCGGCTGTCCCGACGACTATGCGGCCGCTTTCCTGCCGCCACTGCTGCGCGATTTCGCTGTCATGCATCCGCAGGCACAGGTCGAAGTCATTTGCGAGCCGACGCCGCGATTGCAGGCGCAATTGGCGCGACACGCGCTCGATCTTGCGCTGATTTCCGTGCCGGAGGGGGTGGACGAGAGTCACGTGATCCGGCGTGAACCGCTCGTATGGATCGGCAGCCCGGGGCTGGAAACGGTGCTCGCCAACCGCGACGCGCCGCTGCCGCTGGCATTGTCGGATCCCGACACGCTCGACCACATGGCGGCGTGCGAGGCGCTCACGCGTGCGGGACGCGCTTATCGGCTCGCCTATGCGAGCAGCAACCTCGCGGGCCTGACGGCACTCGCGCGCTCCGGACAGGCGGTCGCGGTCATGACCCAGACGGCGGTCCCGGCGGACTTACGCATTGTTACAGGTGATACGCTGCCGCTATTGCCCTCGGTCGGGATTACGGTAAAGTTCGATCGCGCGCGCCCAAACCACCTGAGCATGGCGTTCGCCGAGCACATTCGGCAAACGCTGGCGGCGGTGTAA
- the epsC gene encoding serine O-acetyltransferase EpsC: protein MAAFDIDDIVTSLHSARLRWRDGQRRLLESGGRDLPSRERLAGIVVQLKGVLFPMRLGPLDLHQQGENYYVGHTLTSALNGLAEQARLEWRYKSRHDTAITSDLIEARTHSAIQQFAAKLPEIRELLDADVLAAYQGDPAAGSVDEVLICYPGIHAMIHHRIAHELYRLELPLLARIIAEQAHSDTGIDIHPGARIGAGFFIDHGTGVVIGETAILGQRVRVYQAVTLGAKRFPADDEGNPRKGLPRHPIVEDNVVIYAGATILGRVTIGQGSVIGGNVWLTQDVPPYSNITQARSRTEAGSPPVSGCDNDAA from the coding sequence GTGGCTGCGTTCGACATCGACGATATCGTGACTTCCCTGCATTCGGCGCGTTTGCGTTGGCGCGACGGCCAGCGGCGCCTGCTGGAATCGGGGGGGCGCGACCTGCCTTCGCGCGAGCGCCTTGCCGGCATCGTCGTGCAACTCAAGGGCGTGCTGTTTCCCATGCGCCTCGGGCCGCTGGATCTGCATCAGCAGGGCGAAAACTATTACGTCGGCCACACACTCACCAGCGCGCTGAACGGCCTGGCCGAGCAGGCGCGTCTCGAATGGCGCTACAAGTCGCGTCACGACACCGCCATCACCAGCGACCTGATCGAAGCGCGCACGCATTCGGCGATCCAGCAATTCGCCGCCAAACTCCCGGAAATTCGGGAATTGCTCGACGCCGACGTGCTGGCCGCCTATCAAGGCGACCCGGCCGCCGGCAGCGTGGACGAAGTGCTGATCTGCTACCCCGGCATTCACGCGATGATTCACCACCGGATCGCGCACGAGCTTTACCGGCTCGAACTGCCGCTGCTCGCCCGCATCATCGCCGAGCAGGCGCACTCCGACACCGGCATCGACATTCATCCCGGCGCCCGGATCGGTGCGGGCTTCTTCATCGATCACGGCACGGGTGTCGTGATTGGCGAGACGGCCATCCTCGGACAGCGGGTTCGGGTGTATCAGGCCGTCACGCTGGGCGCCAAGCGCTTTCCGGCCGACGACGAGGGCAACCCGCGCAAGGGGCTGCCGCGCCACCCGATCGTCGAGGACAACGTCGTCATCTACGCAGGCGCGACGATTCTCGGGCGCGTCACCATCGGTCAGGGGTCGGTCATTGGCGGTAACGTCTGGCTGACGCAGGACGTGCCGCCGTACAGCAACATCACGCAGGCGCGATCGCGCACCGAAGCCGGTTCGCCGCCGGTGTCCGGGTGCGACAACGACGCCGCCTGA
- a CDS encoding LysR substrate-binding domain-containing protein, whose product MDVRQLRNFVAIVDSGSVSKAADRLHIAQPSLSAQLRGLEEELQTQLLLRSAQGVTPTEAGKALYRHARVVMRQMEQIRQEVREGGGSESGPVAVGFPTTIAAILAVPLFTRVREQYPGIRLQIFESMSGYIGELLANGRLDLAMLFRDSETRGISVMPLFDEALYVLGGHRVCPAIYEGDPQRPCALSALANVPIVAPSGTNGLRLLIERSFAQADVELNIVADIDSLPTLIDIARSGDACSILPASALASRDPALRPPSRRIVSPPLQRPASVCWSNSLPVGSATLAVRQCIADLIRELQADGHWTGIALRPAERHVATGMASDPPASGRAR is encoded by the coding sequence ATGGACGTGAGGCAGCTTCGAAATTTTGTCGCGATCGTCGACAGTGGAAGCGTATCGAAGGCCGCGGATCGCCTGCACATCGCGCAGCCGTCGTTGAGTGCGCAACTGCGCGGGCTGGAGGAGGAGCTGCAGACGCAATTGCTTTTGCGCAGTGCCCAGGGCGTCACACCGACCGAGGCGGGCAAGGCGTTGTATCGACATGCGCGCGTGGTGATGCGTCAGATGGAGCAGATTCGCCAGGAAGTGCGTGAAGGCGGTGGCAGCGAATCGGGGCCGGTGGCCGTGGGATTCCCCACGACGATTGCCGCGATTCTGGCGGTGCCGTTGTTCACGCGGGTACGCGAACAGTATCCGGGTATCCGGCTCCAGATTTTCGAGAGCATGAGCGGTTACATCGGCGAATTGCTCGCGAACGGACGTCTCGATCTGGCCATGCTGTTTCGCGACTCGGAGACGCGCGGCATTTCGGTGATGCCGTTGTTCGACGAAGCGCTGTATGTGCTCGGCGGGCATCGCGTTTGCCCGGCGATCTACGAGGGCGACCCGCAGCGCCCATGTGCGTTGTCCGCGCTGGCCAACGTGCCGATCGTGGCGCCGAGCGGCACGAACGGTCTTCGCCTGCTCATCGAACGAAGCTTCGCACAGGCCGACGTGGAGTTGAACATCGTGGCTGACATCGACTCGTTGCCGACGCTCATCGACATCGCGCGTTCGGGCGATGCCTGCTCGATCCTGCCGGCGTCGGCGCTTGCGTCGCGAGATCCGGCGTTGCGCCCGCCGTCCCGGCGAATCGTCTCGCCGCCGTTGCAACGCCCGGCCAGCGTGTGCTGGTCGAACTCACTTCCCGTGGGGTCCGCCACACTGGCCGTGCGTCAATGCATCGCCGACCTGATCCGCGAACTCCAGGCCGACGGACACTGGACCGGGATTGCGCTCCGGCCGGCAGAGCGCCACGTCGCCACCGGCATGGCGTCGGACCCGCCGGCGTCGGGTCGCGCCCGATAA
- a CDS encoding CaiB/BaiF CoA transferase family protein, producing the protein MRPLDGIKVIALEHAIAAPFCTRQLADLGARVIKIERPGVGDFARAYDTRVNGMSSHFVWTNRSKESLTLDLKQDAAQSVLHDLLADADVLVQNLAPGAADRLGLSYDVLSARYPQIIVCGISGYGPDGPYRDKKAYDLLIQSESGFLSVTGSPEASAKAGCSIADIAAGMYAYTNILSALIARGKTGRGSRIDISMLECMVEWMGFPLYYAVDDQPPPPRAGAAHATIFPYGPFETGDGKTVMLGLQNEREWKTFCDRVLERPALADDPRFSSNPRRLENRDALRAIIREVFIQLDAPQLVSRLDAVGVANANLNDMHDVWQHAQLDARERWANVQTPEGTIRAPIPPGMPSAGPDFAPRMDPIPALGQHTDAILAELGRTTSQIEALRAAKAV; encoded by the coding sequence ATGAGGCCCTTGGACGGCATCAAGGTCATCGCACTCGAACACGCCATCGCGGCGCCGTTCTGCACCCGCCAGCTGGCCGACCTCGGCGCACGCGTGATCAAGATCGAGCGCCCCGGCGTCGGCGACTTCGCCCGCGCCTACGACACGCGCGTGAACGGCATGTCGTCGCACTTCGTGTGGACCAACCGTTCGAAGGAAAGCCTGACGCTGGACCTGAAGCAGGATGCCGCGCAATCGGTGCTGCACGATCTGCTCGCCGACGCCGACGTGCTCGTGCAGAACCTCGCCCCCGGCGCGGCGGATCGGCTCGGTCTGAGCTACGACGTTCTGTCGGCCCGCTATCCGCAAATCATCGTCTGTGGCATTTCCGGCTACGGGCCGGACGGGCCCTACCGCGACAAAAAGGCCTACGACCTGCTCATCCAGAGCGAGTCGGGCTTCCTGTCCGTGACCGGCTCGCCGGAGGCGTCTGCCAAGGCCGGCTGCTCCATCGCCGACATCGCCGCCGGCATGTATGCCTACACGAACATCCTGTCGGCGCTCATTGCCCGTGGCAAGACCGGCCGGGGCAGCCGCATCGACATCTCCATGCTCGAATGCATGGTCGAGTGGATGGGCTTTCCCCTTTACTATGCAGTGGACGATCAGCCGCCGCCGCCCCGTGCCGGCGCGGCGCATGCCACGATTTTTCCCTATGGTCCGTTCGAAACGGGCGACGGCAAGACCGTCATGCTCGGGCTGCAGAACGAGCGGGAGTGGAAAACATTCTGCGACCGCGTGCTCGAGCGCCCGGCGCTGGCCGATGATCCGCGCTTCTCGTCGAATCCTCGGCGCCTTGAGAACCGCGACGCCCTGCGCGCCATCATTCGCGAGGTCTTCATACAGCTCGACGCCCCTCAACTGGTGAGCCGACTCGACGCCGTGGGTGTTGCGAACGCCAACCTGAACGACATGCACGACGTGTGGCAACACGCACAACTCGATGCGCGCGAGCGCTGGGCCAACGTGCAGACCCCCGAGGGCACGATCAGGGCGCCCATTCCCCCGGGCATGCCTAGCGCCGGCCCGGACTTCGCTCCACGCATGGATCCGATCCCCGCGCTCGGCCAACACACCGACGCCATCCTGGCTGAGCTCGGTCGGACGACTTCACAGATCGAAGCGCTGCGTGCAGCGAAGGCGGTGTAA
- a CDS encoding 2-hydroxycarboxylate transporter family protein has protein sequence MRDGLSATTARGSAGVDANTPTSRAHHPLRDAWWRLMDMRVGIVPLPVHLVLIAAIIITVLTTGKLSAELSPIIALLAVCSFTCMEIGQRIPVFRSIGGPVILVTFLPSYLVFTHALPPSMVAPIVSFWKQSNFLYLFIPGIIVGSILSMDRKVLIGGFLRIFVPLAVGSVLAGIVGTAVGTLLGMGLFHTVFFVVIPVMSGGLGEGVIPLTLGYSEVMHQSPGDLLAQALPAVMLGNVCAIVFSGVLNAIGKRYPALTGNGQLMRSGDDDIGAHDPHHPHAKPGAPVDATDIAAAGMIAVCLYFVGMLAQNTLGLPGPVMMLVLAVAAKIGFVFSPKLEAGAGVVYKFFATAVTYPLLFAIGVVITPWQKVVDSFNVPTLVTIVATVVTLMATAFVVARRMNMHPIDAAIVVGTHSGMGGTGDVAILTAANRMRLMPFAQIATRIGGAITITLALIVLTKIV, from the coding sequence ATGCGAGACGGTCTTTCTGCCACGACCGCGCGCGGCAGCGCGGGCGTTGACGCAAACACGCCCACGTCGCGCGCGCATCACCCGCTGCGCGACGCCTGGTGGCGGCTCATGGACATGCGCGTGGGCATCGTGCCGCTGCCGGTGCATCTGGTGCTGATCGCGGCGATCATCATCACGGTACTCACCACCGGCAAGCTCTCGGCCGAACTCTCGCCCATCATTGCGCTACTCGCCGTGTGCAGCTTTACCTGCATGGAGATCGGCCAGCGCATTCCCGTGTTTCGAAGCATTGGGGGGCCGGTCATCCTGGTGACATTCCTGCCCTCCTACCTCGTCTTCACGCATGCCCTGCCGCCGTCGATGGTCGCCCCCATCGTCAGCTTCTGGAAGCAGAGCAACTTCCTGTACCTGTTCATTCCGGGCATCATCGTCGGCAGTATCCTGAGCATGGACCGCAAGGTCCTGATCGGCGGCTTCCTGCGGATTTTCGTGCCGCTCGCGGTGGGCTCTGTCCTCGCCGGCATTGTGGGCACCGCGGTAGGCACGCTGCTGGGGATGGGGCTCTTCCACACGGTGTTCTTCGTCGTGATTCCGGTGATGTCAGGCGGTCTGGGCGAGGGCGTGATCCCCCTGACCCTCGGCTACTCGGAAGTCATGCACCAAAGCCCCGGCGATCTGCTCGCCCAGGCGCTGCCGGCCGTCATGCTGGGCAACGTGTGCGCCATCGTCTTCTCGGGCGTGCTCAACGCGATCGGCAAACGCTATCCCGCGTTGACCGGCAACGGCCAGCTCATGCGATCGGGCGACGATGACATCGGGGCGCACGACCCGCACCACCCCCATGCGAAGCCCGGCGCACCGGTCGACGCCACCGACATCGCCGCCGCCGGCATGATTGCCGTATGCCTGTACTTCGTCGGCATGCTCGCGCAGAACACGCTCGGCCTGCCCGGCCCGGTGATGATGCTGGTGCTTGCCGTCGCCGCCAAGATCGGCTTCGTCTTCTCGCCGAAGCTCGAAGCTGGCGCGGGCGTCGTCTACAAGTTCTTCGCCACCGCCGTGACCTATCCGCTGTTGTTCGCCATCGGCGTCGTGATCACGCCCTGGCAGAAGGTCGTGGACTCGTTCAACGTGCCCACGCTGGTGACCATCGTCGCGACAGTCGTGACGCTCATGGCAACCGCCTTCGTCGTGGCACGGCGCATGAACATGCACCCGATCGACGCCGCCATCGTCGTGGGCACGCACAGCGGCATGGGCGGCACCGGCGACGTGGCCATTCTCACGGCGGCCAACCGCATGCGGCTGATGCCGTTCGCGCAAATCGCGACCCGCATCGGTGGCGCCATCACGATCACGCTGGCCCTGATCGTCCTGACGAAGATCGTCTGA
- a CDS encoding HpcH/HpaI aldolase/citrate lyase family protein — translation MANRPVIRSWLFVPGNRPERFEKARTSGAHAIILDLEDAVPPADKSTAREAVCRWLKEPRRDASVPTYVRINAASTPWFDDDVAALNGLEPLDGLVVPKAETAATLARAAGGASPGLQLVPLIETAQAFAALDEIARAPRVRCLMFGTIDFQLDIGIEGDGDELLFFRSQLTLASRLAGIDAPVDGISTALDAAPEIEADARRARALGFRGKLCIHPRQVPAIHAAFAWRDDECAWAERVVAAARASGGAAVALDGKMIDAPVIAKAREILASR, via the coding sequence ATGGCGAACCGCCCCGTCATTCGCAGTTGGCTTTTCGTTCCCGGCAACCGCCCCGAGCGCTTCGAGAAGGCACGCACCAGCGGCGCGCATGCGATCATCCTCGACCTCGAGGATGCCGTGCCACCCGCCGACAAGTCCACGGCACGCGAGGCGGTGTGTCGATGGCTCAAGGAGCCCCGGCGTGATGCAAGCGTGCCGACGTACGTACGCATCAATGCGGCGTCCACGCCCTGGTTCGACGACGATGTCGCCGCCCTGAACGGCCTGGAACCGCTCGACGGCCTGGTCGTGCCGAAAGCGGAAACCGCGGCCACCCTGGCCCGTGCGGCTGGGGGTGCATCGCCCGGCCTGCAACTGGTGCCGCTGATCGAAACGGCGCAGGCATTCGCGGCGCTCGACGAAATTGCCCGCGCACCGCGCGTGCGCTGCCTGATGTTCGGCACCATCGACTTTCAGCTGGACATCGGGATCGAGGGCGATGGCGACGAATTGCTTTTCTTCCGCTCGCAACTGACGCTCGCGTCGCGCCTCGCGGGGATCGACGCCCCCGTCGACGGCATTAGCACCGCGCTGGACGCCGCCCCGGAAATCGAAGCGGACGCGCGCCGCGCTCGCGCTCTCGGATTTCGCGGCAAGCTGTGCATCCATCCGCGGCAGGTGCCGGCGATTCATGCCGCGTTCGCATGGCGCGACGACGAGTGCGCGTGGGCCGAGCGCGTGGTGGCCGCCGCCCGGGCAAGCGGTGGCGCCGCCGTGGCGCTCGATGGCAAGATGATCGACGCACCAGTCATTGCCAAAGCCCGTGAGATTCTCGCCAGCCGCTGA
- a CDS encoding phosphatidylserine decarboxylase family protein, with protein sequence MRTNSRLPSTRTPGLRSRHRLGAWITENEDAIAELRASLVRKARHRALTEPLSPPVARLRSCVMDDPVRRMDLNLAISQALRDGHRLGYDDVETLMQTIDYVITIAPSFDHESLIVCPLNALLDWVMCVPSGYALFRDPELNRCLRDVLVAWCRFLSGPDSRTFLNTRAPDGWFCEAANARLGLDQFEMDLAQPYGGFASWNDFFTRRFRPGARPVAAADDSRVIVNACESTPYHVRHDVRMRDTFWIKSQPYSLLDMFGASHKALAAPFAGGTVYQAYLSAYDYHRWHAPVDGAVVAAYRVPGTYFSESESQGEDQAGLNDSQGYLTATATRAIVVIKADDPALGTLGCLFVGMGDVSSCMLGVERAQHVSKGEELGYFQYGGSTYCLVFEPRVLKSFLFDEHRLPHGKSLSVNGALARA encoded by the coding sequence ATGAGGACGAATTCGCGACTGCCGTCAACACGCACGCCAGGCTTACGTTCGCGCCATCGGCTTGGCGCGTGGATCACCGAGAACGAGGACGCCATCGCCGAACTGCGTGCGTCGCTCGTGCGCAAGGCCCGGCATCGCGCCCTGACCGAGCCGTTGAGCCCGCCGGTCGCTCGACTCCGTTCCTGCGTGATGGACGACCCGGTTCGTCGAATGGATCTGAATCTGGCGATTTCCCAGGCGCTGCGCGACGGACACCGCCTCGGCTACGACGATGTCGAGACGCTGATGCAGACGATCGACTACGTCATCACCATTGCCCCGTCCTTCGATCACGAGAGTCTCATCGTATGCCCGCTCAATGCGCTGCTCGACTGGGTCATGTGCGTGCCGTCGGGATACGCGTTGTTTCGCGACCCGGAACTCAACCGATGTCTGCGCGACGTGCTCGTTGCCTGGTGCCGTTTCCTGAGCGGCCCCGACTCGCGCACTTTTCTCAACACACGTGCACCGGACGGATGGTTCTGCGAGGCGGCAAATGCCCGGCTGGGTCTGGACCAGTTCGAAATGGATCTCGCCCAGCCGTATGGCGGTTTCGCTTCATGGAACGATTTCTTCACGCGCCGGTTCAGGCCCGGCGCTCGGCCGGTGGCCGCAGCCGACGATTCCCGGGTCATCGTGAACGCGTGCGAAAGCACCCCCTACCACGTGCGGCACGACGTACGCATGCGCGACACGTTCTGGATCAAGTCGCAGCCGTACTCCCTTCTCGACATGTTCGGCGCCTCGCACAAGGCGCTGGCCGCGCCGTTTGCCGGTGGCACGGTGTACCAGGCTTACCTGAGCGCATACGACTACCACCGCTGGCACGCTCCGGTCGATGGTGCCGTCGTCGCGGCCTATCGGGTGCCGGGCACGTACTTTTCCGAAAGCGAATCACAGGGGGAGGATCAGGCGGGGCTCAACGACTCGCAGGGCTATCTCACGGCAACGGCCACACGAGCGATCGTGGTGATCAAGGCAGATGATCCCGCACTCGGCACGCTGGGATGCCTGTTCGTCGGCATGGGGGACGTGTCATCGTGCATGCTCGGCGTGGAGCGCGCACAGCACGTGAGCAAGGGAGAGGAGCTGGGCTATTTCCAGTATGGTGGATCGACGTATTGCCTTGTCTTCGAACCGCGTGTGCTGAAGTCGTTCTTGTTCGACGAACACCGGTTGCCCCACGGCAAATCGCTCAGCGTCAACGGCGCCCTGGCGCGGGCGTGA
- a CDS encoding MerR family transcriptional regulator, with translation MKTPSRPLTASEAARRLGVSTKALRLYEQHRLVTPGRTPAGYRIYGVDAMARASEVVALRALGLSLADAARVLGGDPQTLACALSAHENALDRDIRERLQRLERVRTLRAGLAVGKMPAAGELGHLIERAAPSVAFALPWPWGGEWFEMQDIRALNYLIGSLGSGKTRLAIHLAQALPNGIFLGLDRLSECRATLLGALSQDTAWQDRVDRAMAWLRDEGAHASDALTVLLASLTAERNGALVIDMIEQNLTQATQEALIRYLRQQARATRAHPLFIMTRSSAILDLTAVGPHEAILLCPANHSVPVRVAPYPGAPGFEAVATCLASPDVRERVAVAPPSSLTPRRGDSSEPLRADTA, from the coding sequence ATGAAGACACCCTCTCGGCCATTGACAGCGTCCGAAGCCGCACGGAGGTTGGGCGTCTCCACCAAGGCGCTCCGACTATACGAGCAGCATCGTCTCGTCACGCCCGGACGGACACCGGCCGGCTATCGCATCTACGGGGTCGACGCGATGGCACGTGCGTCCGAGGTTGTCGCCTTGCGCGCGCTTGGACTGAGTCTCGCCGACGCGGCGCGTGTGCTTGGCGGCGATCCGCAGACACTCGCATGCGCGCTCTCGGCACATGAAAACGCGCTGGATCGGGACATTCGGGAGCGACTCCAGCGGCTCGAACGCGTGCGCACCCTGCGCGCCGGACTTGCGGTGGGCAAGATGCCGGCCGCCGGCGAATTGGGGCATCTCATCGAGCGAGCCGCGCCGAGCGTGGCATTTGCGTTACCGTGGCCGTGGGGCGGCGAATGGTTCGAAATGCAGGACATTCGAGCGCTGAACTACCTGATCGGATCGCTTGGCAGTGGCAAGACCCGGCTCGCGATACACCTTGCACAGGCATTGCCGAACGGCATCTTTCTCGGGCTCGACCGCCTGAGCGAATGCCGCGCCACCCTCCTTGGCGCACTGTCGCAGGACACCGCCTGGCAGGACAGGGTCGATCGCGCGATGGCGTGGCTCCGCGACGAAGGCGCCCACGCGTCAGACGCATTGACCGTGCTTCTCGCCTCGCTCACGGCCGAGCGCAACGGAGCGCTGGTCATCGACATGATCGAGCAGAACCTGACGCAAGCGACTCAGGAAGCGTTGATCCGCTACTTGCGCCAACAAGCCCGCGCGACGCGCGCCCATCCCCTGTTCATCATGACGCGCTCGTCCGCCATTCTGGATCTGACGGCCGTCGGGCCGCACGAAGCCATCTTGCTGTGTCCGGCCAATCACAGCGTGCCGGTGCGTGTCGCGCCGTATCCGGGGGCACCGGGATTCGAAGCGGTGGCAACGTGTCTGGCATCGCCCGACGTGCGCGAGCGGGTGGCCGTTGCGCCACCGTCGTCCCTCACGCCACGACGCGGCGACTCGAGCGAGCCCCTGCGGGCTGACACGGCATAG